A stretch of Gossypium hirsutum isolate 1008001.06 chromosome A06, Gossypium_hirsutum_v2.1, whole genome shotgun sequence DNA encodes these proteins:
- the LOC107910222 gene encoding uncharacterized protein isoform X2, with protein MDTIENQGDAPAIKALGSLFKLTQVHLWDYGSKEIREFSFLLSDTIKSCTKNDKNCSSISHGSCDFSSSVEDIELAKEMDALGLPLSFHTNKQTSSKMTVSRKKGTRPKHSNRHKDIEEVMEFSKVSEMEIESPIFHDNSSSSFCESSYHDVAVGVDGSLCLDHKQEDSTSLVGMEQNNDGISDLVTNDARECNLAWQSDVVSKDDDINMVSSTSLGAELLQEYCLMEPGIDHCNNEEDGSLMENEKVEKVCTCNGTQQLLVPKSFSTNSEGLDSDCNDHTYGGDFGDWRVYWDSFYSRNYFYNIKTQASTWDPPPGMENLDEVAIDSIEKSIDGGLEKLVSDELSNVTELAAASNLTIPSVSKSFELAGEHCETSDFCDGELTSELISDVQDNLDSVTKTPTETISDADEIVLETVALAKDQVDTELVAVTRKGKKKTRKRSQRKLSRDDEELQFQGMSEEHSAIIGKYWCQRYLLFSRFDDGIKMDEEGWFSVTPESIARHHASRCGSGIVVDSFTGVGGNAIQLAQRSAHVIAIDIDPKKIDFAYQNATVYGVNDQIDFVTGDFFTLAPKLKADTVFLSPPWGGPDYAKVEIYDLKTMLRPHNGIVMFLPRNVDLNQLAELSLSAQPPWSLEVEKNFLNGKLKGITAYFTDTAFEGQ; from the exons ATGGACACAATCGAAAACCAAGGCGACGCTCCAGCTATCAAAGCTTTGGGTTCTCTCTTTAAGCTCACTCAAGTTCACTTATG GGATTATGGTTCTAAGGAGATTCGGgaattttctttcttattatcCGACACCATT AAATCATGTACAAAAAATGATAAGAACTGCTCAAGCATTTCTCATGGGAGCTGTG ATTTCAGTAGTTCAGTAGAGGATATTGAATTGGCTAAAGAAATGGATGCTTTGGGACTTCCGCTTTCCTTCCACACCAACAAGCAG ACAAGTAGTAAAATGACTGTTAGCAGAAAGAAGGGTACACGTCCAAAGCATTCTAATCGTCATAAAGATATTGAAGAAGTGATGGAATTTTCCAAAGTGAGTGAGATGGAGATTGAATCTCCTATTTTTCATGATAACTCGAGCAGTTCTTTTTGTGAATCATCTTATCATGATGTTGCAGTGGGTGTTGATGGATCCCTATGCCTTGATCATAAGCAAGAAGATTCAACAAGCTTGGTTGGGATGGAACAAAACAACGATGGGATTTCTGACCTTGTGACTAATGATGCTCGGGAATGTAACTTGGCATGGCAGAGTGATGTTGTGTCTAAGGATGATGATATAAATATGGTGAGCTCAACTAGTTTAGGTGCTGAACTTTTACAAGAATATTGCTTAATGGAACCAGGTATCGATCATTGTAATAACGAAGAAGATGGAAGCTTGATGGAGAACGAAAAGGTTGAGAAGGTTTGTACTTGTAATGGCACTCAGCAGCTACTTGTTCCCAAGTCATTTTCTACAAATTCAGAAGGGCTTGATTCTGATTGTAATGACCATACGTATGGTGGTGATTTTGGTGATTGGAGGGTGTATTGGGACTCTTTCTACTCAAGGAACTACTTTTATAATATCAAAACTCAAGCTTCTACGTGGGATCCACCCCCGGGAATGGAAAATCTAGATGAAGTGGCTATTGACTCCATTGAGAAATCCATAGATGGTGGATTAGAGAAGCTGGTATCTGATGAGCTTTCAAACGTGACTGAACTTGCTGCTGCTTCTAATTTGACAATACCTTCTGTAAGCAAGAGTTTTGAGCTTGCTGGTGAACATTGTGAGACTAGTGACTTTTGTGATGGTGAACTTACATCAGAATTAATATCAGATGTCCAGGACAATCTTGACAG TGTGACCAAGACACCCACTGAAACAATATCTGATGCTGACGAAATTGTTCTAGAGACTGTTGCTTTAGCAAAAGATCAGGTGGATACTGAGCTTGTGGCTGTGACTaggaaagggaaaaagaaaacaagaaaacgATCTCAGAGGAAGTTATCTCGGGATGATGAAG AACTTCAATTTCAAGGAATGTCCGAGGAGCATTCCGCCATTATTGGTAAATATTGGTGTCAGAGATACCTACTATTCTCCAGATTTGATGATGGTATTAAAATGGACGAGGAAGGGTGGTTTTCTGTAACTCCAGAGTCTATAGCTAGGCATCATGCATCCCGTTGCGGGAGTGGCATTGTAGTCGACTCTTTTACTGGAGTTGGTGGGAACGCCATTCAATTGGCCCAGAG GAGTGCACATGTTATTGCTATCGACATTGATCCAAAGAAGATAGATTTTGCATACCAGAATGCAACTGTCTATGGCGTCAATGACCAAATAGACTTTGTAACCGGAGATTTTTTCACTCTAGCACCTAAATTGAAG GCAGACACTGTCTTCTTATCTCCTCCTTGGGGAGGTCCTGATTACGCTAAAGTAGAGATATATGACCTGAAGACAATGCTGAGGCCACATAACGG AATTGTCATGTTTCTCCCTAGAAATGTAGATCTTAACCAATTGGCTGAATTGTCCCTGTCTGCACAGCCTCCTTGGTCATTAGAG GTCGAGAAAAACTTTTTGAATGGCAAGTTGAAGGGGATAACTGCTTACTTCACAGATACGGCATTTGAAGGACAATAA
- the LOC107910222 gene encoding uncharacterized protein isoform X3, whose translation MDTIENQGDAPAIKALGSLFKLTQVHLWDYGSKEIREFSFLLSDTIKSCTKNDKNCSSISHGSCDFSSSVEDIELAKEMDALGLPLSFHTNKQTSSKMTVSRKKGTRPKHSNRHKDIEEVMEFSKVSEMEIESPIFHDNSSSSFCESSYHDVAVGVDGSLCLDHKQEDSTSLVGMEQNNDGISDLVTNDARECNLAWQSDVVSKDDDINMVSSTSLGAELLQEYCLMEPGIDHCNNEEDGSLMENEKVEKVCTCNGTQQLLVPKSFSTNSEGLDSDCNDHTYGGDFGDWRVYWDSFYSRNYFYNIKTQASTWDPPPGMENLDEVAIDSIEKSIDGGLEKLVSDELSNVTELAAASNLTIPSVSKSFELAGEHCETSDFCDGELTSELISDVQDNLDSVTKTPTETISDADEIVLETVALAKDQVDTELVAVTRKGKKKTRKRSQRKLSRDDEELQFQGMSEEHSAIIGKYWCQRYLLFSRFDDGIKMDEEGWFSVTPESIARHHASRCGSGIVVDSFTGVGGNAIQLAQRSAHVIAIDIDPKKIDFAYQNATVYGVNDQIDFVTGDFFTLAPKLKTLSSYLLLGEVLITLK comes from the exons ATGGACACAATCGAAAACCAAGGCGACGCTCCAGCTATCAAAGCTTTGGGTTCTCTCTTTAAGCTCACTCAAGTTCACTTATG GGATTATGGTTCTAAGGAGATTCGGgaattttctttcttattatcCGACACCATT AAATCATGTACAAAAAATGATAAGAACTGCTCAAGCATTTCTCATGGGAGCTGTG ATTTCAGTAGTTCAGTAGAGGATATTGAATTGGCTAAAGAAATGGATGCTTTGGGACTTCCGCTTTCCTTCCACACCAACAAGCAG ACAAGTAGTAAAATGACTGTTAGCAGAAAGAAGGGTACACGTCCAAAGCATTCTAATCGTCATAAAGATATTGAAGAAGTGATGGAATTTTCCAAAGTGAGTGAGATGGAGATTGAATCTCCTATTTTTCATGATAACTCGAGCAGTTCTTTTTGTGAATCATCTTATCATGATGTTGCAGTGGGTGTTGATGGATCCCTATGCCTTGATCATAAGCAAGAAGATTCAACAAGCTTGGTTGGGATGGAACAAAACAACGATGGGATTTCTGACCTTGTGACTAATGATGCTCGGGAATGTAACTTGGCATGGCAGAGTGATGTTGTGTCTAAGGATGATGATATAAATATGGTGAGCTCAACTAGTTTAGGTGCTGAACTTTTACAAGAATATTGCTTAATGGAACCAGGTATCGATCATTGTAATAACGAAGAAGATGGAAGCTTGATGGAGAACGAAAAGGTTGAGAAGGTTTGTACTTGTAATGGCACTCAGCAGCTACTTGTTCCCAAGTCATTTTCTACAAATTCAGAAGGGCTTGATTCTGATTGTAATGACCATACGTATGGTGGTGATTTTGGTGATTGGAGGGTGTATTGGGACTCTTTCTACTCAAGGAACTACTTTTATAATATCAAAACTCAAGCTTCTACGTGGGATCCACCCCCGGGAATGGAAAATCTAGATGAAGTGGCTATTGACTCCATTGAGAAATCCATAGATGGTGGATTAGAGAAGCTGGTATCTGATGAGCTTTCAAACGTGACTGAACTTGCTGCTGCTTCTAATTTGACAATACCTTCTGTAAGCAAGAGTTTTGAGCTTGCTGGTGAACATTGTGAGACTAGTGACTTTTGTGATGGTGAACTTACATCAGAATTAATATCAGATGTCCAGGACAATCTTGACAG TGTGACCAAGACACCCACTGAAACAATATCTGATGCTGACGAAATTGTTCTAGAGACTGTTGCTTTAGCAAAAGATCAGGTGGATACTGAGCTTGTGGCTGTGACTaggaaagggaaaaagaaaacaagaaaacgATCTCAGAGGAAGTTATCTCGGGATGATGAAG AACTTCAATTTCAAGGAATGTCCGAGGAGCATTCCGCCATTATTGGTAAATATTGGTGTCAGAGATACCTACTATTCTCCAGATTTGATGATGGTATTAAAATGGACGAGGAAGGGTGGTTTTCTGTAACTCCAGAGTCTATAGCTAGGCATCATGCATCCCGTTGCGGGAGTGGCATTGTAGTCGACTCTTTTACTGGAGTTGGTGGGAACGCCATTCAATTGGCCCAGAG GAGTGCACATGTTATTGCTATCGACATTGATCCAAAGAAGATAGATTTTGCATACCAGAATGCAACTGTCTATGGCGTCAATGACCAAATAGACTTTGTAACCGGAGATTTTTTCACTCTAGCACCTAAATTGAAG ACACTGTCTTCTTATCTCCTCCTTGGGGAGGTCCTGATTACGCTAAAGTAG
- the LOC107910222 gene encoding trimethylguanosine synthase isoform X4: protein MGVDGSLCLDHKQEDSTSLVGMEQNNDGISDLVTNDARECNLAWQSDVVSKDDDINMVSSTSLGAELLQEYCLMEPGIDHCNNEEDGSLMENEKVEKVCTCNGTQQLLVPKSFSTNSEGLDSDCNDHTYGGDFGDWRVYWDSFYSRNYFYNIKTQASTWDPPPGMENLDEVAIDSIEKSIDGGLEKLVSDELSNVTELAAASNLTIPSVSKSFELAGEHCETSDFCDGELTSELISDVQDNLDSVTKTPTETISDADEIVLETVALAKDQVDTELVAVTRKGKKKTRKRSQRKLSRDDEELQFQGMSEEHSAIIGKYWCQRYLLFSRFDDGIKMDEEGWFSVTPESIARHHASRCGSGIVVDSFTGVGGNAIQLAQRSAHVIAIDIDPKKIDFAYQNATVYGVNDQIDFVTGDFFTLAPKLKADTVFLSPPWGGPDYAKVEIYDLKTMLRPHNGYFLFNVAKKISCRIVMFLPRNVDLNQLAELSLSAQPPWSLEVEKNFLNGKLKGITAYFTDTAFEGQ, encoded by the exons A TGGGTGTTGATGGATCCCTATGCCTTGATCATAAGCAAGAAGATTCAACAAGCTTGGTTGGGATGGAACAAAACAACGATGGGATTTCTGACCTTGTGACTAATGATGCTCGGGAATGTAACTTGGCATGGCAGAGTGATGTTGTGTCTAAGGATGATGATATAAATATGGTGAGCTCAACTAGTTTAGGTGCTGAACTTTTACAAGAATATTGCTTAATGGAACCAGGTATCGATCATTGTAATAACGAAGAAGATGGAAGCTTGATGGAGAACGAAAAGGTTGAGAAGGTTTGTACTTGTAATGGCACTCAGCAGCTACTTGTTCCCAAGTCATTTTCTACAAATTCAGAAGGGCTTGATTCTGATTGTAATGACCATACGTATGGTGGTGATTTTGGTGATTGGAGGGTGTATTGGGACTCTTTCTACTCAAGGAACTACTTTTATAATATCAAAACTCAAGCTTCTACGTGGGATCCACCCCCGGGAATGGAAAATCTAGATGAAGTGGCTATTGACTCCATTGAGAAATCCATAGATGGTGGATTAGAGAAGCTGGTATCTGATGAGCTTTCAAACGTGACTGAACTTGCTGCTGCTTCTAATTTGACAATACCTTCTGTAAGCAAGAGTTTTGAGCTTGCTGGTGAACATTGTGAGACTAGTGACTTTTGTGATGGTGAACTTACATCAGAATTAATATCAGATGTCCAGGACAATCTTGACAG TGTGACCAAGACACCCACTGAAACAATATCTGATGCTGACGAAATTGTTCTAGAGACTGTTGCTTTAGCAAAAGATCAGGTGGATACTGAGCTTGTGGCTGTGACTaggaaagggaaaaagaaaacaagaaaacgATCTCAGAGGAAGTTATCTCGGGATGATGAAG AACTTCAATTTCAAGGAATGTCCGAGGAGCATTCCGCCATTATTGGTAAATATTGGTGTCAGAGATACCTACTATTCTCCAGATTTGATGATGGTATTAAAATGGACGAGGAAGGGTGGTTTTCTGTAACTCCAGAGTCTATAGCTAGGCATCATGCATCCCGTTGCGGGAGTGGCATTGTAGTCGACTCTTTTACTGGAGTTGGTGGGAACGCCATTCAATTGGCCCAGAG GAGTGCACATGTTATTGCTATCGACATTGATCCAAAGAAGATAGATTTTGCATACCAGAATGCAACTGTCTATGGCGTCAATGACCAAATAGACTTTGTAACCGGAGATTTTTTCACTCTAGCACCTAAATTGAAG GCAGACACTGTCTTCTTATCTCCTCCTTGGGGAGGTCCTGATTACGCTAAAGTAGAGATATATGACCTGAAGACAATGCTGAGGCCACATAACGG ATATTTCCTGTTTAACGTTGCGAAGAAAATTTCCTGCAGAATTGTCATGTTTCTCCCTAGAAATGTAGATCTTAACCAATTGGCTGAATTGTCCCTGTCTGCACAGCCTCCTTGGTCATTAGAG GTCGAGAAAAACTTTTTGAATGGCAAGTTGAAGGGGATAACTGCTTACTTCACAGATACGGCATTTGAAGGACAATAA
- the LOC107910222 gene encoding uncharacterized protein isoform X1, with product MDTIENQGDAPAIKALGSLFKLTQVHLWDYGSKEIREFSFLLSDTIKSCTKNDKNCSSISHGSCDFSSSVEDIELAKEMDALGLPLSFHTNKQTSSKMTVSRKKGTRPKHSNRHKDIEEVMEFSKVSEMEIESPIFHDNSSSSFCESSYHDVAVGVDGSLCLDHKQEDSTSLVGMEQNNDGISDLVTNDARECNLAWQSDVVSKDDDINMVSSTSLGAELLQEYCLMEPGIDHCNNEEDGSLMENEKVEKVCTCNGTQQLLVPKSFSTNSEGLDSDCNDHTYGGDFGDWRVYWDSFYSRNYFYNIKTQASTWDPPPGMENLDEVAIDSIEKSIDGGLEKLVSDELSNVTELAAASNLTIPSVSKSFELAGEHCETSDFCDGELTSELISDVQDNLDSVTKTPTETISDADEIVLETVALAKDQVDTELVAVTRKGKKKTRKRSQRKLSRDDEELQFQGMSEEHSAIIGKYWCQRYLLFSRFDDGIKMDEEGWFSVTPESIARHHASRCGSGIVVDSFTGVGGNAIQLAQRSAHVIAIDIDPKKIDFAYQNATVYGVNDQIDFVTGDFFTLAPKLKADTVFLSPPWGGPDYAKVEIYDLKTMLRPHNGYFLFNVAKKISCRIVMFLPRNVDLNQLAELSLSAQPPWSLEVEKNFLNGKLKGITAYFTDTAFEGQ from the exons ATGGACACAATCGAAAACCAAGGCGACGCTCCAGCTATCAAAGCTTTGGGTTCTCTCTTTAAGCTCACTCAAGTTCACTTATG GGATTATGGTTCTAAGGAGATTCGGgaattttctttcttattatcCGACACCATT AAATCATGTACAAAAAATGATAAGAACTGCTCAAGCATTTCTCATGGGAGCTGTG ATTTCAGTAGTTCAGTAGAGGATATTGAATTGGCTAAAGAAATGGATGCTTTGGGACTTCCGCTTTCCTTCCACACCAACAAGCAG ACAAGTAGTAAAATGACTGTTAGCAGAAAGAAGGGTACACGTCCAAAGCATTCTAATCGTCATAAAGATATTGAAGAAGTGATGGAATTTTCCAAAGTGAGTGAGATGGAGATTGAATCTCCTATTTTTCATGATAACTCGAGCAGTTCTTTTTGTGAATCATCTTATCATGATGTTGCAGTGGGTGTTGATGGATCCCTATGCCTTGATCATAAGCAAGAAGATTCAACAAGCTTGGTTGGGATGGAACAAAACAACGATGGGATTTCTGACCTTGTGACTAATGATGCTCGGGAATGTAACTTGGCATGGCAGAGTGATGTTGTGTCTAAGGATGATGATATAAATATGGTGAGCTCAACTAGTTTAGGTGCTGAACTTTTACAAGAATATTGCTTAATGGAACCAGGTATCGATCATTGTAATAACGAAGAAGATGGAAGCTTGATGGAGAACGAAAAGGTTGAGAAGGTTTGTACTTGTAATGGCACTCAGCAGCTACTTGTTCCCAAGTCATTTTCTACAAATTCAGAAGGGCTTGATTCTGATTGTAATGACCATACGTATGGTGGTGATTTTGGTGATTGGAGGGTGTATTGGGACTCTTTCTACTCAAGGAACTACTTTTATAATATCAAAACTCAAGCTTCTACGTGGGATCCACCCCCGGGAATGGAAAATCTAGATGAAGTGGCTATTGACTCCATTGAGAAATCCATAGATGGTGGATTAGAGAAGCTGGTATCTGATGAGCTTTCAAACGTGACTGAACTTGCTGCTGCTTCTAATTTGACAATACCTTCTGTAAGCAAGAGTTTTGAGCTTGCTGGTGAACATTGTGAGACTAGTGACTTTTGTGATGGTGAACTTACATCAGAATTAATATCAGATGTCCAGGACAATCTTGACAG TGTGACCAAGACACCCACTGAAACAATATCTGATGCTGACGAAATTGTTCTAGAGACTGTTGCTTTAGCAAAAGATCAGGTGGATACTGAGCTTGTGGCTGTGACTaggaaagggaaaaagaaaacaagaaaacgATCTCAGAGGAAGTTATCTCGGGATGATGAAG AACTTCAATTTCAAGGAATGTCCGAGGAGCATTCCGCCATTATTGGTAAATATTGGTGTCAGAGATACCTACTATTCTCCAGATTTGATGATGGTATTAAAATGGACGAGGAAGGGTGGTTTTCTGTAACTCCAGAGTCTATAGCTAGGCATCATGCATCCCGTTGCGGGAGTGGCATTGTAGTCGACTCTTTTACTGGAGTTGGTGGGAACGCCATTCAATTGGCCCAGAG GAGTGCACATGTTATTGCTATCGACATTGATCCAAAGAAGATAGATTTTGCATACCAGAATGCAACTGTCTATGGCGTCAATGACCAAATAGACTTTGTAACCGGAGATTTTTTCACTCTAGCACCTAAATTGAAG GCAGACACTGTCTTCTTATCTCCTCCTTGGGGAGGTCCTGATTACGCTAAAGTAGAGATATATGACCTGAAGACAATGCTGAGGCCACATAACGG ATATTTCCTGTTTAACGTTGCGAAGAAAATTTCCTGCAGAATTGTCATGTTTCTCCCTAGAAATGTAGATCTTAACCAATTGGCTGAATTGTCCCTGTCTGCACAGCCTCCTTGGTCATTAGAG GTCGAGAAAAACTTTTTGAATGGCAAGTTGAAGGGGATAACTGCTTACTTCACAGATACGGCATTTGAAGGACAATAA